AATACGTATGGGCTTTAGATGTGGGCAGTCGAGCCTTGAGAGCACTGCATCTCAGGTTAGACGGCGAAACCGTTGAAGTTCTTGAATCAGAACTCATCGAACACAGGCATCTGCTCAGCGCTCCTGAAGTGGGCGAAGAGCAAAAGGAGCAGTACGCAGCAGAAACTATAAAGAAATTCGCCTCCAAGCACGATCTGCGTGGCGAAGAGGTGGCAATATCAGTGCCTGGGCAGACAAGCTTTGCAAGGTTCGTAAAGCTTCCGCCTGTAGATAAAAAGCAGCTTACAAAGCTTGTGCGGCACGAGGCTGCTCAGCAGATTCCCTTCGACATCCATGAGGTTGAGTGGGATTATGAGCTTATGAGCGAGGAGGATTCTCCGGATACCTCCATTGGAATTTTTGCAATCAAGAATGAGCTTGTTGAGTCTATTCTTTCTCATTACACTGAGGCCGGAATTCGTGTTAATTATGTTCAGATGGCTCCTATGGCTATCTACAACTATGCCGCCTATGAATTCCCCGATGTGCTCAAGAATCCCGGCAAGGCAATAGTTCTGCTTGATATCGGAACAGACAATACAAACCTCGTAGTATGTTCCGGAAATTCGGTATGGCAAAGGTGCATACCAATGGGCGGCAACGATTTTACAGAAGCCGTATCAGACGCTTTCAAGATTGATTTCGAGAAGGCAGAAAAGCTCAAAAGGAATTCACAGTCGAGCAAGTATGCAAAACAGATATTCCAGGCGATGCGGCGAACCTACACAGAGCTCTCAGAAGAGATACAAAGGTCTCTGGGATATTATTCTGATGCCCATAAAGTGGATTTTGTGCGTGTTATAGGCCTCGGCGGGGGCTTTAAGCTTCAGGGGCTTGCAAAGTATCTCCAGCAGAGCCTCGGGATTAAGATGTTTATGCCTACCGAATTCAAGAAGGTAAGGCTCAGCTCAGGGGTTTCAGCAGCAAGCTTCCATCAGAATATATTAGATAACAGCGTGGCTTACGGCATCGGTCTTCAGGCCTTGGGCAAGGCCCCGATAAATGCAAATCTTCTGCCAACCAACGTAGCCAGAACTATGGCCTGGAAGCAGAAATCTGTTTATATGTACGCAGCGGCTTTCATATTCCTCATAGCCTGTATAGCAGCATTCGGAAAGAGCATGGCAGACAAAATTGCCTACAGCGCAAATCAGGACACAAGAAGAGAGGTTAGAGCTGTAATAGACAGGGCTCAGGATGCCATTAGCAAACTCGAACAGCAGAAGCAGAAGGACGAAAAGCTTGAAGAGAAGATCAGCAAGTATATGGATTACTTCGACAACAGGGATATTATACCCTCTGTTGTGCAGGGGATAGGCTTTTGTATGCCGAATGCCGAGAACAACCCCGAACAGTCCGAACTCTATGAGGCCTTCCAGAACGGTAATATTGAAAAAGTTAAACAGACTCCCCGCTCTGAAAGAAAGCAGATCTTCGTATCAAGTCTCGTTATTGATTATACAGACAGCATTAAAACCACCGCCTTTTCTGAAACAAGAAAGCAGACCGATAGAGGCGGGACAGACAGAACTGCAAGCCCGTTCGGCGGAGGCGGAGGCTTCGATCCGTTTGGCGGAGGCGGAGGCGGTTTTGATCCGTTCGGCGGAGGCGGAGGAACCATGGGCGGTATGCAGACCGGCGCAGAGGGCGAGCAAAGAACCGACGAAGAGGAAACAGAAGAAGACGGCCCCGGATTTGTGGTTGTGGTTGAAGGGTATTCGCCTTACAGCGAGATAGGCAAGATTATGGACCCTGTCGGCGTGGGCGATAACAAGGATAAATGGGGATTTGTTACACGTCTTGAGAATTTCAAGGAAGTTTTCGAAAGGTACGACATAGAGCTGTACCAGAAAGAATCCTCGAATCACTTTGAATATGAAACAGGCCCGGTTTCCCCCGAAAGCAGTGAGATGCCTGTAGGAATCGGGATTGAAAAAACTGTTGAAAGATTAGACCCTGAAGAAAGCAAGGCAAAGGCCGGCCAAGAGATACTTGAAGAAGAAACAGTTCTCATTGACCCGGTTACAGGGGAAGAGATGAGCAAGGTGGTAAAGACAGACCAGAGCGGTGTTATCCAATTCGATGACTACGGCGAGAAAGAGTATGTTATAAGAGACCACTGGTTCAAACTCAAGTTCAAGTTCCTTTGGAAGGATGCCCCCGAAGCCGACTCTGAAACAGAGGTTTCTGAATAATAGATGCTTAGCTGGAGAATTTAATGAATTTCCTAAAAAGATACTTAACCATAATCATCCCGTCTGCTATCGCTTTGGCAGGCCTTGTTGTCCTCGTGCTTACATGGCTTTCGAATTCAGCTTTGAAAGAAAAAATGCAGGACAGCGTTTCAATGGGTTCGCAGGTTCGCCGACTGTCCTCTCAAACGCCTTCTGCTGAGCAGTACAAGGTGGAGGCTTCTTATCAGAAGATGCATGAAGAAGATGCGGCAACAATTGAAAATATGTTCCTTCAGACCACTATGAAAGAGCTCATAAGCTATCAGATATTTCCCAAGCCGGACGATACTTCAAGGCAGCTTTTCACTGACTACTCCAAGCAGTACAGAGCAGCGGTTGAGAAGATGGTGGAAGATGCAGGCGGCGTTGATGCGCCCAGCGAGCAGGAGATAAAAAATGTTAAGGCTGCCCGCGAGAGAAGATCCAGAACCGAAGAGGGCGAGGATCCGATTGTTGAAGCCCTTTGCAGGAACAAGGCTGCTTCA
This window of the Sedimentisphaera salicampi genome carries:
- the pilM gene encoding type IV pilus assembly protein PilM, producing the protein MASGSEYVWALDVGSRALRALHLRLDGETVEVLESELIEHRHLLSAPEVGEEQKEQYAAETIKKFASKHDLRGEEVAISVPGQTSFARFVKLPPVDKKQLTKLVRHEAAQQIPFDIHEVEWDYELMSEEDSPDTSIGIFAIKNELVESILSHYTEAGIRVNYVQMAPMAIYNYAAYEFPDVLKNPGKAIVLLDIGTDNTNLVVCSGNSVWQRCIPMGGNDFTEAVSDAFKIDFEKAEKLKRNSQSSKYAKQIFQAMRRTYTELSEEIQRSLGYYSDAHKVDFVRVIGLGGGFKLQGLAKYLQQSLGIKMFMPTEFKKVRLSSGVSAASFHQNILDNSVAYGIGLQALGKAPINANLLPTNVARTMAWKQKSVYMYAAAFIFLIACIAAFGKSMADKIAYSANQDTRREVRAVIDRAQDAISKLEQQKQKDEKLEEKISKYMDYFDNRDIIPSVVQGIGFCMPNAENNPEQSELYEAFQNGNIEKVKQTPRSERKQIFVSSLVIDYTDSIKTTAFSETRKQTDRGGTDRTASPFGGGGGFDPFGGGGGGFDPFGGGGGTMGGMQTGAEGEQRTDEEETEEDGPGFVVVVEGYSPYSEIGKIMDPVGVGDNKDKWGFVTRLENFKEVFERYDIELYQKESSNHFEYETGPVSPESSEMPVGIGIEKTVERLDPEESKAKAGQEILEEETVLIDPVTGEEMSKVVKTDQSGVIQFDDYGEKEYVIRDHWFKLKFKFLWKDAPEADSETEVSE